GGTCTTGGCAGTTTAACTGGTGCTCAGAGTGTATCCTTCAGGCAAGGAAGCAATGTTGAATTTGGCGTACCTGCTCATGAAAGAATggtaaatacaatttttcatattgcaCATGTATTTCAAAAGTGGCATAACGCAAatagattttgaaattatttgaaaactgGAAACAATAGCCAAatctttttgtaataattcttAGCACTTGAAATCCCTCTTTGATAGCTTCGATGTTCTTCTggcataaaattgaattattttggattatgaaacttttgaaaatgTCTTTCACATTTCCATAATTATTAAGTAATTTGtcttaataaaaaatcttatttattgGATAGGAACCTCTGGATGTGGAGTACAACCTTGGTGACGTAAGTAACAAGAACAGGGACTTTAGTAACCCCATGTACGACGCGGTGAACACAGAAACAGGCGCTACAAATGGTACCGGCGCTAGTAGTATGTACGAATTGCCAGCTGAGATGAAACCATCTAGCATCCAGCACAAGGATCCACCACAATTGCACCTGAAGAGGAGAGAGCTCGACCCAACTCCCATCGACTCGGGGAAAGATACACAACAATTGGTTGAGGAAGACAAGTCCGAGTGTTAGATAGTTTAACTCTTTGGTGCAGTGACGTAGTTAGAAATTTCAGGTGATTTAGAAAGCAAACAGACTCATTTGAATAACGTAACGGCAAGATAGAATCGATCTAGAgatttttaggaaatttgaCAAGTGTTTGTATGATGTGGCGTATCGATCTATTCACAAATTTGTTGCAATTGTTATTTCTTAGATCTATATAAACACGTCATCGGTTTATTTTGAAGTTTAAGTAGTAATAActaataatactttttaaaaatctaaacAGAGTTCCGAACTGTATTATTGGTATAGGATTTACTTTTTCAAACTATCCATCAATCTTCGCCAGGTGCACATATCATATACATTTATCTTTAACGAAGGCAATTTTTAATGGAGCACAAGACTGAGTATGTACAACACGATTTTTTGCAACGTATATCACTGTAAAATTCTGGAATGGAATGCGACTAAATTACTTGTATCGAACTATAGCGTACTGAACTTATAGTTTATTTACAGTAAAGTtcaaggagaaaaagaaaagtgcaTCTGACTACGCCACTGCTTCTATATAGGAATGCTCTCGTATCTGTGGCACTTCTGTCTCAAAAACTTTGTCTATCTATAAACGAAAATACAttaaaacagataaaaataaaaaaaagttgcaCGAATCTTCTATAACataatgagaaaaaaagaattgtgTTTTAGCTTTTTATGTATTGAGATTGAAGTGCAACCGGTAACGAGTTTGTGTCCTCTTAGGTGCGATTTGTAAGTCTTGTAAATACGATTATCgcagaatattaatatcacgTTGTCCATGTACCATAACGAAAGCAAAACattccatattttttcttcgaagaCAACTCGAAGTGAATTATAACGGGCGCTTAAGGGACTGtacgttaaaaaaagaagacaggcCTCGACGAGCGTGTCATTTCACAAAATATGCGTTTTCTTCGTAATGATAGGAGAGACGAATctgttttgaaaaaaaagagagaaaaggttttctctttttcagcTTTCTCGGCCGCATGTAAGCGTTGTTATATGcgtttgtacatttttctagACTATGCGCGGGGAACGTCAGTGTACAGTTTTTCTTCCGTAGCAACTGTGAtcgtaaaaattacaaattaggCCCGAGTATGCGAGGTGATCATTTAAATGAACAAAGCGTACCCGTTTTCTGTTGTGCGTCCCCAAACATGAGTGAGAGAGGAATcttgtatcattttttttcttccttttttgaGAGATTTATTATTTGGTACAGTAGAATCTCGATTATAGAAAAAATCGAAAGTATTTTGTAAGATTTGTAACTTCAGAATCTCCAGTTTTGTTGTTGTATATTGCGTATCAAATTATAGAAACTGTTAAATCTACATCTTAGTTAGTGACTTTTTCTTCACCAACATTCATATAccaattaacaaaattttttcgtCATCAACGTTAAGATTAGTTACGATATTTTTTGCAGATTAtaatagaacaaatttttcttttataaatttaccaaTTTATCATGAGTTTTAAATGAAGAACTGAAAGTTAAATAATGCAAAGTTAGTTGGTTAGGTTAGAAAGTTCTACGGTCTGACTAGTTAATCAAGTTTCTACTGTACGATCATTATctgtcttttttctctctttttttaatgtaatgtaaaacgAACGTTGTACATATGTTTTACAgatcaacgaagaaaatgagcGGCACTGACCTTCTTTACAGATTATacataaaactatatataaataaagaaatctatatataaatataaatattatatatataaatatatatgtatgtatatgtatgtatgtgcgtATGGGTAAATTAATGCGCATCATCATCAGAAATCGATTTTGTCTCCTGGGCGGGGCTCcagaatgttttaattattatttttaactgtatcagtattttctgtatttttgtatCGACCCGACGAAATACGATgattgttaatatatatatatgtatatatatatatatatatattgttcgaGTAATTAAACAGGTACCGTCCAAGAATAAACATTGAATTATACCACTGTGCATTCCTTTTATCTATAGGTAGGTTTcattaaaacgataaaatagggagcaataaaaaataatgttctttataatgaaaacaatataatatattccatgttacagataatttaataaaagtacaaaaactaatattaatcttaatctaattatggaattaatatataattaagaaaaagataatagtATCTTTGCTACAAAAGATACAATAATTGaagtatacaaaaatatgaaatatttttagttaaaaaaatacaataatttgtgagcgtatcatttatttttctaaagtaAAAGAGATATTAGTcacaattttgtatttaattgaaatgaaatcaATTTATGCGGCTCTGAAATGCAACATAAAAAGATCAAgtacattattttctataattatattatgtatcaGTCTTTACTACctaaagtataattaatccaataaaaaatcacaattaaagaaatttgttctGTTAATCGATGtatgagatattttttaaatgatttcgcattcataataaatataatacattcttCTATATTCTCATATTTACATTGCAtttataatcgtaaaattaatatttgtaaatgaataataGGTACGATTTAGGGgaaagcaaaaattctttGCATTTGTTGAAGTTAATCTACGTTCCCCACAGTACTCTGAAGGATGGATGACGTCCACTGCCCAGTAACTTTATCGACTGTATATAAGTCCCTGTAGGTGGGAATTAAGAATTCACTTACAGTAGCCCCTGCTTGTCGTAAGAGGTGACTAATAGGGTGGGGGGAGTATTGTGCAAGGACGTTTAGTAGAAATCCGCACCCCActatcatataaataaatttcgatactCATATATCAAAGCTTAAAGAAGACCGTCCGAAAATTGAGTCATGACTAGTTATAAAAAATCGACATGGAGGGACAAGAAAGTTATCATTCTACCCATGCGTGACATGTTATGAATGTCTCAGGTAAAGACAGAGACAGTTTACTCATTTCTGTCTATCTGTCTCGAATTTTGTTGCCTTCCCAGAACGATTCAGTTCAGTCACGATTCAATCTTTGGACGGTTTTCCCTAGCGAGTGTCGAGACCTGTTTATATGATCATCATGTCCCGCATTCCTTTTTCCTTCAGgaagtaaaattttacaaaacaaaaaagtaactaggaaatgaaattaagtactttaattattacaaatcacAGTAAACAATCATAAAGAAATTTGAGGTTACttcaaaatttagaaattttatgatcTGCGGTAATAAATGGAATGTTTCAATTACCAAGAATTCCATTAAGCAATTATCACGAATTTAAGGTTattccaaaattccaaaactTATgctcaaaatttcattaacaaaaatatataataatgatttacGCAAATTATTCCACCTTCGTTGCCGTCTGTTCATCATATTGGACAGAAGGTACCATGGGTGGCTTGAACCCGTATTCCATCTTGGACTGCCTGAAGTTTCCAGTGTTACCAATTTCCTGCCTCGTTCTTCTCAACGTAGTCTGAATATCCGGTGCTGAATACAGAGACTTGGATTGTATTGTAGTGGCAGTTTTCCTTGGCACTGGACCTACGTACTCGTCCTTAACCTTGTCCTTCTCCGATGTCCTTCCATAAGCCACTAAATTACCATTAGTTACTGAATAAGTCACCGAATGAGGATGTTGAACGCTGTATGACGCAAATTTCTTCGGCAATGAGTGTATCAATGGTTGCCTAGCATGAGGACGATTTAAGGCCAAATACCCTTGTCCATAAAACTGATTCGTCGAATTATAGTAACTTTGCTCATTATCAGTTCCATAAATTGACTCCACTGGTGTCTGGAAATTCTGCCTTACCGATTGCTGATAATTACCATCAGgctgaatattataaattgggGCTGATTTTATATGTTTACTATTCTCCAAGGGATATGGTCTACCTTTCTCGATTTCTATCGAGTACGGTCTAGGTAGGAGCACAGGCTTCTCAATGACCTTCTCCACAGGCACTGGTACCGGTACAGGTTTCTCTACCACCTTCTCCACCGGAATTGAAACCGGTTGAGAAACCCTAAAGTGAATTGGTAAAGGTATGATGAACCTCTGGATGGCGAATGGTACTTTCTTCTCAATCACCTTCTCCACGTGGACAGGATATGGGATCCGTATCTGCTTCTCTACTACCCTGTCTATCGGTATGTGTACGGGGAACGGTTGGGGAATCGTTATCTGCTTCTCTATCACTTTCTCCACTGGGTATGGCACCTTTTTTTCAATCACGTCCACCGTCTGAGGCACATGGATGTTTTTCTCCACGGAATATGGCTGTGACATCGACATCAGGAGCCTCAATTCAGTCGGTGGTTCGCTGGTAACTTTGGTCAGCAGAATCTGAGGCGCTTCTTGAGTCACTTGCAGGTTCTCTAAATTAGTCAAACCTGAAAGACTCTCTATTCCCCTCGATGGTTGTGCAACAGCAGGGGCTGGCCCCTTTGGCAGCTCGTAGTTactcaatttaatttttgcttcAGGAATTCCTTGCACTCTAGAGTGTGTTACCTGATCATATTGAGCGCCGTCTACTTGCCCCGTAACCCCGAAAATGGGTTTGACCTCTACTGGACGAGGCAAAGCCACGGTCTGGTCGACCTGGCCACTTCCTGCTGAATAAATAATGTCATTCTCATTCACATTATACTCATAACGACTATGTTCTTGGTTATTAATACTTTCGTCCAAGATCTCGTTGCTCCTGTATATATTAATCTGACTTTGTCTCTGATCCTTCGATTGACTCCTTCCTGGCTTTCTATAATCTTCCTGTGCATGCTGCTTTAATAATGGCAGCTGCTGGGCGCTAGGAATGAACTCCACAGGGTAGTGGATCTCCTGAATGGGGGCTGTATGGAATATTTCCACGGATTTTTGGATCTCAACCGACTGAACTGGCGAGTTTGTGGCTATCACCTCAGAAATTCGCTCTTGTTGCGATACCTGATCACTGTCGAAGCTCAAGTTCCTAGAAACTGGGGCGTCGCTTTGAACCAAACTTTGATTATCAATCTTGGTAACTTCTAGTGTCTCAGATTTGTTCTGGGGATATAGTTTTGTCAATGTGATTTGGTCATTGACTAAATTTAGATCTTGCCCAGCGTTCATCAAGGCAACACCAACCTGCAGAGGATTTAGGATAACAGGTGATGCCGCCAAATATCCATCTTCTGAAACTTTTGGTTTTACTGATTCCGTTACAGCTGTGGTTAGCTTTGAAACCTCGTTTTTATCAGTATAATCAGATGTGGTAGTGTAGGAGTATTTCTTCTGTCGTGGAAAGTCTGGAACTACTATTGGTCCAGAAAATTTGCCTAAAGAAACTGATACGATGGGAGCAGAAGTTGATGAAGAAGCATCCTTAATTATGGATAAACTGTTAGCACGATCTCCACCAGTTTCCTTCTGCTTCAAGGTTCTCTGAGACTCTGTGCTCTTCATCAGAGACGAAGGAAGTCGTTCCTTCGAAGACGTGTTTAGATTactgtttgaaatattcaattttttggaTACATAAGGACGAGCACTCTTTCTATACTGTTTTCTTTGATCCTCGGAAAACGATGAAACATCGAGAGGTTGTTTTACTCTGAATCGTCTGTGACTCTCGTTACTTCTTGGTCTGGATGAGGATGAGCTGCGTACTCGTTGTCCAAATTCGCCTATACTTTCAATATCTAGGTTTTCTTCTGGAATAGATTGATCTATGTCACTGGTGTTACTTTCTTGAGAGAAATATTTGCTAGTTGTGCTCGAATCTTGTAGAACTATTTCTTGAGATGGAATGTACTCCACTGTGACTGTCTCGTTAAATGTACTTTGACTGGTCCTTCCTAACCTCGCAATGGTATCGAGCGATTCGTTTAATATGTCTTCTGAAGAGCTTTTTGCTTTCAAAGGTAGGACATATGGTTGAACTAATTGTTTAGAAAATTGCTGTTGGGATTCATTCTGGAAagatgtatattattatattattaaatatgtacaaagtATATTGagagtatatacatatataaattgttattattacttgaaataatgaaacactAGAGAATGAATGAtcaatgttaaaattattatcaacacAAGAATACCAAAATaatgaacaaaagaaattagataaaaaaaaattaatcctaCCTagtagtaaatataattttccaacaTTCAAGTaagtattacaaataattagatatatttagaaatattagatatttttactgAAAGAACCGACGTGCATTCACGTGGTGTATGGTTGTTTACGCAAAAATAAACGTCAATGCATCTGGACAGCGTAATAATCGCTCCTGCAGACGTTTCCTTTTACGCTCGAGAGAAAGCGCATGTCAGAGGATTATTCGAGAATGGAAATGCGCGTGGAACTTGCAATATATATGAATTCctgatgttataaattatctatataaAGAGATGACGGTAACCTCGACTAACGTAATTTTTCTcacgtttttattattcgtttacACGACTTCAATGACGCAAATATTCGATATGATTAGTCAGCGCTTCGTGTAGCATCGAAGGCGAATTATATACTTTCCATCAATCAGGAAGGGAAAGCGAGGAAATCCTTCTATTCCTTTAGTTCGCTCAAAAACCAATCCATTAGTTATAAATATAGTCGTTTAAACCAGTTAGActattttaacatattaataaatcaacaaaatttactattttcaCTAACAAATGTGATTAATGCAAGCTTTTGCTTgtgaataaagataaatatttttttgtgttttgcttaaagtttaaaataatagtagattattctttcaaaaatagtttttgaatataaatataatttttataaatttttatatttttatgactataattaaaaagaaagtgaaatttaagtaaaaatttgtcCTATCTAccagatattataataatgtttggatatttcatatatttttgagaaaaataaatttttagtgTTATATCTAGCATCAGGTGATAAAgtctaataatatttctaaagttAAATGATTTTCAGTTATCCAATTTGTGTAGGATCTTGTatccaaaaataaattaatgtgtACCTACCACTTGATGAATTTCCTCTTTCTCATTAAGAAATTTCACAGTCAgcgtttcttcctcttctttaaTAGCTTTGGCAATTTCAGAGGAATTGAAGATTCTCTCATGTTGATTTGTAAATTgttgttcgatattttcagtttcttcttctttctggCTATTGAGTAGATCTTGTTCATAGGCATGTTcaaaaagtttctataaatgaaaaaaatgttattaataaatcatcaACCATCAAATGATCTATTAATTGACATTCCAATAATTGATTCTATACTACTACAgtattataattcataaagCTCGAGATCCAtcgataatagaaaattctgtaaaataacGTTTTTAACTGTGTTTAGTTTCTTCCTGTTGGTTTGTTCGATACCATTTCTAAATTCTCCATTGATCGATATTTGAATAATCAATTCCTCCATTAATCAACGCTTTATTATATTGTCATTCAGGATAAACACTCGAAGAAGATAATGAAGAACCTTTTGAAATAATGTTTCCAATAGTGTTCAGATTTTTATGGTTCGGTTTCCTgttgttaaaaaaagaatcataGAAGGCACCGGTGTTTCAATAAGAGAAGCAATGCTCCGCGTTGTATAGACAGGCTGTACCAGTCATCAAGGCACGAGCCAGTGGGCGAGGCCGAGCGTCTGACCCAATTTGTTCCAAGTAGAAGTAGAAAACAGATCATGAAGAAGCTCTAGAAATGAAACTCACGACTCTCCGAGTGGGCAAACGAGAGTAGAAAATTGTCAAGTCGATGattttggtaaaaataaataataattggtgAAACTCTCTCGactaattgataattaattcattttactGTTAGTTACTACTTTTTACTACTAATAGAATGTGTcaagtaatttcaaaataaatactttcatCAATGAAATTGCTAAATTTGGATGCTTgtgaaattgataattaattatgatttttgGAGTCCTTTGAGTATATTATAAAGGAttcagaagaaataaaaataagttgtCTTTTATAGGCTACGTATCTATCTATAGGAATTCCCTGTAGAATCATTGATAGAaacaagattttattttaatatgtccAATGTTTCTTTAGAAACTTTTATCACAAGAACAGAAAGGTACTcacagaaaattatgtaattcttttgaaaaattcatttctctaCTACAAACAGCCTTTTATGGATTGAtggaaaagcaaaaaaaaaaaaaagaagaaatttatgaagaatacattaaaatatagaataaataaggAATATTATAACTAAGAATCCTCTAAAGAATTCTTAGAAAACCAAAGATtccattttcaaaaaaatctaatgtttctttaaaacatCGACTCACAGGAAACtataagatatttttgaagaattagTGACACTTTTTGTGGACTATGGTAGATCGAAGACAGCCATAGGAGGTGCAGATCAGATTAGTGGGAAtataagatacaaattttgcGTAAGTAGAGTATTATCGAGCAAGAGGAGGTTGAAAATAACGCAGCTGGCCAGGCGAGATGAGAGAAAGGTGGACGTTACGGTACCGACTACCGGTCTCCCTTTCTCCAGTACCATTCGAGCGAGAAGAAAGGCGAAACAGGAAAAGATGCGCGCTGCATTCTTGCAGCTCGCGCAAAAGAAAAACCAGTGAGAGTCGCGCACTGGCTCTGAATCTTATTAAAAGCAAGCTATTTTGGCTAGTCTCACATTAGAATGCACTTCCAATAGATTGTAGGAACCAGCTTCCTTTTTGTCATCATGTCTCCTTTCTTCATTCTATTActcatttattttcgaataatctGTAATATAATGTGTAATTGGTTAGTATAGTATTTTTACTTCACTCCTTGTTTAATAATGtttggtaaaattttataatgttaaacgttacgatatagcatGCACTATATACTATACCATATAAAATCGGGCTGgacaaatttaattgatttgaatttgaaattaatggTTTTTGCACTTCagatcatatttttaaaaatttttaaggtTTTAGACAATATAGTTGAGAAGTGTAATTAGTAATTACAAATACAATAGTCTAAAGTATAATGCTTGTTAAGTAGGAAAAAAATGTTCCTCTGTGATTCTTCCCTAATCACATTTAGAATAAAAGTATGATCCACCAAAATTACTAGGATAACccatataatataacaatatttaatttgttcagAATAGTTGGTACATTCTGATGAATTCTTTAGAGAACTTGTCCGATAATTGCTGGAAATAACCACTGGAGAAATTCGCGACGTGGCTTGGGAACTGTTTGAGGTTTTTCTCCCTAAACGGAGAATCCCCGAATGGAGTCGACAATATCTTCACTTGCTCTGGATCTTTCagaatattggaaataatcGGTGAACGATGTTTTACAAGATGAAATCAGCATCGGTAAAAGAGAAATCACTAGATAAGACAGTAAAGAAAGATTGTCTTCTTATTTGCATGTTTTGTGCTGACTAAAATCATTCTCTccagtgaaaaaaaaaatgttttactatTCCAACTTATAACTCagagaagataaataatagattCCCTTTCATTTGGGATTGAAGAATGAGAGGtaagcattttttaattagagaGGCTGTTATTATGGTGCAGCAACATGTACAGAATTGCCCTGCACTCTGTAACATTCTTTCAAGACACACGACCGACAAAGGGCAGCACTTTCACATTCTATGGCTCGTTGAAAAAAATGCAGAACTGGTGGAATGGTCAATGTCTTTGTCAAGGTCTCCGTAACTA
This is a stretch of genomic DNA from Bombus pyrosoma isolate SC7728 linkage group LG16, ASM1482585v1, whole genome shotgun sequence. It encodes these proteins:
- the LOC122576716 gene encoding uncharacterized protein LOC122576716 isoform X3, whose translation is MNLLYFVAAVIWITTVTATLESDSHGNWSNEKKLFEHAYEQDLLNSQKEEETENIEQQFTNQHERIFNSSEIAKAIKEEEETLTVKFLNEKEEIHQVNESQQQFSKQLVQPYVLPLKAKSSSEDILNESLDTIARLGRTSQSTFNETVTVEYIPSQEIVLQDSSTTSKYFSQESNTSDIDQSIPEENLDIESIGEFGQRVRSSSSSRPRSNESHRRFRVKQPLDVSSFSEDQRKQYRKSARPYVSKKLNISNSNLNTSSKERLPSSLMKSTESQRTLKQKETGGDRANSLSIIKDASSSTSAPIVSVSLGKFSGPIVVPDFPRQKKYSYTTTSDYTDKNEVSKLTTAVTESVKPKVSEDGYLAASPVILNPLQVGVALMNAGQDLNLVNDQITLTKLYPQNKSETLEVTKIDNQSLVQSDAPVSRNLSFDSDQVSQQERISEVIATNSPVQSVEIQKSVEIFHTAPIQEIHYPVEFIPSAQQLPLLKQHAQEDYRKPGRSQSKDQRQSQINIYRSNEILDESINNQEHSRYEYNVNENDIIYSAGSGQVDQTVALPRPVEVKPIFGVTGQVDGAQYDQVTHSRVQGIPEAKIKLSNYELPKGPAPAVAQPSRGIESLSGLTNLENLQVTQEAPQILLTKVTSEPPTELRLLMSMSQPYSVEKNIHVPQTVDVIEKKVPYPVEKVIEKQITIPQPFPVHIPIDRVVEKQIRIPYPVHVEKVIEKKVPFAIQRFIIPLPIHFRVSQPVSIPVEKVVEKPVPVPVPVEKVIEKPVLLPRPYSIEIEKGRPYPLENSKHIKSAPIYNIQPDGNYQQSVRQNFQTPVESIYGTDNEQSYYNSTNQFYGQGYLALNRPHARQPLIHSLPKKFASYSVQHPHSVTYSVTNGNLVAYGRTSEKDKVKDEYVGPVPRKTATTIQSKSLYSAPDIQTTLRRTRQEIGNTGNFRQSKMEYGFKPPMVPSVQYDEQTATKVE